In Rhododendron vialii isolate Sample 1 chromosome 9a, ASM3025357v1, the following are encoded in one genomic region:
- the LOC131301910 gene encoding uncharacterized protein LOC131301910 translates to MASNKGRLLSSIMNLSAPKLGLPYTRPEPASLSALNSLVRLFCSSTWHPQQPPPPQDQQIESNKLEGEESETKEQVQNGEVENEDDGDELDLNKETGEIGGPRGPEPTRYGDWERKGRCHDF, encoded by the coding sequence atggcgAGCAACAAGGGCCGTCTGCTCTCGTCAATCATGAACCTATCCGCTCCAAAACTAGGTCTTCCCTACACGAGACCTGAACCGGCGAGTCTCTCCGCTTTGAACTCGCTGGTTCGCCTCTTTTGCTCTTCGACTTGGCATCCTCAacaaccaccaccgccacaaGATCAACAGATCGAATCTAACAAGCTAGAAGGAGAGGAATCAGAAACCAAAGAACAGGTTCAAAACGGTGAAGTTGAAAATGAAGACGACGGTGACGAATTGGACTTGAACAAAGAGACCGGGGAGATCGGAGGGCCTAGAGGCCCGGAGCCCACTCGGTACGGCGATTGGGAGCGGAAAGGCCGTTGCCACGATTTCTGA